A window of Rattus norvegicus strain BN/NHsdMcwi chromosome 14, GRCr8, whole genome shotgun sequence contains these coding sequences:
- the Gck gene encoding hexokinase-4 isoform 3 (isoform 3 is encoded by transcript variant 3): MLDDRARMEATKKEKVEQILAEFQLQEEDLKKVMSRMQKEMDRGLRLETHEEASVKMLPTYVRSTPEGSEVGDFLSLDLGGTNFRVMLVKVGEGEAGQWSVKTKHQMYSIPEDAMTGTAEMMKHKKLPLGFTFSFPVRHEDLDKGILLNWTKGFKASGAEGNNIVGLLRDAIKRRGDFEMDVVAMVNDTVATMISCYYEDRQCEVGMIVGTGCNACYMEEMQNVELVEGDEGRMCVNTEWGAFGDSGELDEFLLEYDRMVDESSANPGQQLYEKIIGGKYMGELVRLVLLKLVDENLLFHGEASEQLRTRGAFETRFVSQVESDSGDRKQIHNILSTLGLRPSVTDCDIVRRACESVSTRAAHMCSAGLAGVINRMRESRSEDVMRITVGVDGSVYKLHPSFKERFHASVRRLTPNCEITFIESEEGSGRGAALVSAVACKKACMLAQ; the protein is encoded by the exons gTCGAGCAGATCCTGGCAGAGTTCCAGCTGCAGGAGGAAGACCTGAAGAAGGTGATGAGCCGGATGCAGAAGGAGATGGACCGTGGCCTGAGGCTGGAGACCCACGAGGAGGCCAGTGTAAAGATGTTACCCACCTACGTGCGTTCCACCCCAGAAGGCTCAG AAGTCGGAGACTTTCTCTCCTTAGACCTGGGAGGAACCAACTTCAGAGTGATGCTGGTCAaagtgggagagggggaggcaggGCAGTGGAGCGTGAAGACAAAACACCAGATGTACTCCATCCCCGAGGACGCCATGACGGGCACTGCCGAGATG ATGAAGCACAAGAAACTGCCCCTGGGCTTCACCTTCTCCTTCCCTGTGAGGCACGAAGACCTAGACAAG GGCATCCTCCTCaattggaccaagggcttcaagGCCTCTGGAGCAGAAGGGAACAACATCGTAGGACTTCTCCGAGATGCTATCAAGAGGAGAGGG GACTTTGAGATGGATGTGGTGGCAATGGTGAACGACACAGTGGCCACAATGATCTCCTGCTACTATGAAGACCGCCAATGTGAGGTCGGCATGATTGTGG GCACTGGCTGCAATGCCTGCTACATGGAGGAAATGCAGAATGTGGAGCTGGTGGAAGGGGATGAGGGACGCATGTGCGTCAACACGGAGTGGGGCGCCTTCGGGGACTCGGGCGAGCTGGATGAGTTCCTACTGGAGTATGACCGGATGGTGGATGAAAGCTCAGCGAACCCCGGTCAGCAGCT GTACGAGAAGATCATCGGTGGGAAGTATATGGGCGAGCTGGTACGACTTGTGCTGCTTAAGCTGGTGGACGAGAACCTTCTGTTCCACGGAGAGGCCTCGGAGCAGCTGCGCACGCGTGGTGCTTTTGAGACCCGTTTCGTGTCACAAGTGGAGAG CGACTCCGGGGACCGAAAGCAGATCCACAACATCCTAAGCACTCTGGGGCTTCGACCCTCTGTCACCGACTGCGACATTGTGCGCCGTGCCTGTGAAAGCGTGTCCACTCGCGCCGCCCATATGTGCTCCGCAGGACTAGCTGGGGTCATAAATCGCATGCGCGAAAGCCGCAGTGAGGACGTGATGCGCATCACTGTGGGCGTGGATGGCTCCGTGTACAAGCTGCACCCGAG CTTCAAGGAGCGGTTTCACGCCAGTGTGCGCAGGCTGACACCCAACTGCGAAATCACCTTCATCGAATCAGAGGAGGGCAGCGGCAGGGGAGCCGCGCTGGTCTCTGCGGTGGCCTGCAAGAAGGCTTGCATGCTGGCCCAGTGA
- the Gck gene encoding hexokinase-4 isoform X3 — protein sequence MWRVEQILAEFQLQEEDLKKVMSRMQKEMDRGLRLETHEEASVKMLPTYVRSTPEGSEVGDFLSLDLGGTNFRVMLVKVGEGEAGQWSVKTKHQMYSIPEDAMTGTAEMLFDYISECISDFLDKHQMKHKKLPLGFTFSFPVRHEDLDKGILLNWTKGFKASGAEGNNIVGLLRDAIKRRGDFEMDVVAMVNDTVATMISCYYEDRQCEVGMIVGTGCNACYMEEMQNVELVEGDEGRMCVNTEWGAFGDSGELDEFLLEYDRMVDESSANPGQQLYEKIIGGKYMGELVRLVLLKLVDENLLFHGEASEQLRTRGAFETRFVSQVESDSGDRKQIHNILSTLGLRPSVTDCDIVRRACESVSTRAAHMCSAGLAGVINRMRESRSEDVMRITVGVDGSVYKLHPSFKERFHASVRRLTPNCEITFIESEEGSGRGAALVSAVACKKACMLAQ from the exons ATGTGGagg gTCGAGCAGATCCTGGCAGAGTTCCAGCTGCAGGAGGAAGACCTGAAGAAGGTGATGAGCCGGATGCAGAAGGAGATGGACCGTGGCCTGAGGCTGGAGACCCACGAGGAGGCCAGTGTAAAGATGTTACCCACCTACGTGCGTTCCACCCCAGAAGGCTCAG AAGTCGGAGACTTTCTCTCCTTAGACCTGGGAGGAACCAACTTCAGAGTGATGCTGGTCAaagtgggagagggggaggcaggGCAGTGGAGCGTGAAGACAAAACACCAGATGTACTCCATCCCCGAGGACGCCATGACGGGCACTGCCGAGATG CTCTTTGACTACATCTCTGAATGCATCTCTGACTTCCTTGACAAGCATCAGATGAAGCACAAGAAACTGCCCCTGGGCTTCACCTTCTCCTTCCCTGTGAGGCACGAAGACCTAGACAAG GGCATCCTCCTCaattggaccaagggcttcaagGCCTCTGGAGCAGAAGGGAACAACATCGTAGGACTTCTCCGAGATGCTATCAAGAGGAGAGGG GACTTTGAGATGGATGTGGTGGCAATGGTGAACGACACAGTGGCCACAATGATCTCCTGCTACTATGAAGACCGCCAATGTGAGGTCGGCATGATTGTGG GCACTGGCTGCAATGCCTGCTACATGGAGGAAATGCAGAATGTGGAGCTGGTGGAAGGGGATGAGGGACGCATGTGCGTCAACACGGAGTGGGGCGCCTTCGGGGACTCGGGCGAGCTGGATGAGTTCCTACTGGAGTATGACCGGATGGTGGATGAAAGCTCAGCGAACCCCGGTCAGCAGCT GTACGAGAAGATCATCGGTGGGAAGTATATGGGCGAGCTGGTACGACTTGTGCTGCTTAAGCTGGTGGACGAGAACCTTCTGTTCCACGGAGAGGCCTCGGAGCAGCTGCGCACGCGTGGTGCTTTTGAGACCCGTTTCGTGTCACAAGTGGAGAG CGACTCCGGGGACCGAAAGCAGATCCACAACATCCTAAGCACTCTGGGGCTTCGACCCTCTGTCACCGACTGCGACATTGTGCGCCGTGCCTGTGAAAGCGTGTCCACTCGCGCCGCCCATATGTGCTCCGCAGGACTAGCTGGGGTCATAAATCGCATGCGCGAAAGCCGCAGTGAGGACGTGATGCGCATCACTGTGGGCGTGGATGGCTCCGTGTACAAGCTGCACCCGAG CTTCAAGGAGCGGTTTCACGCCAGTGTGCGCAGGCTGACACCCAACTGCGAAATCACCTTCATCGAATCAGAGGAGGGCAGCGGCAGGGGAGCCGCGCTGGTCTCTGCGGTGGCCTGCAAGAAGGCTTGCATGCTGGCCCAGTGA
- the Gck gene encoding hexokinase-4 isoform 2 (isoform 2 is encoded by transcript variant 2) translates to MAMDTTRCGAQLLTLVEQILAEFQLQEEDLKKVMSRMQKEMDRGLRLETHEEASVKMLPTYVRSTPEGSEVGDFLSLDLGGTNFRVMLVKVGEGEAGQWSVKTKHQMYSIPEDAMTGTAEMLFDYISECISDFLDKHQMKHKKLPLGFTFSFPVRHEDLDKGILLNWTKGFKASGAEGNNIVGLLRDAIKRRGDFEMDVVAMVNDTVATMISCYYEDRQCEVGMIVGTGCNACYMEEMQNVELVEGDEGRMCVNTEWGAFGDSGELDEFLLEYDRMVDESSANPGQQLYEKIIGGKYMGELVRLVLLKLVDENLLFHGEASEQLRTRGAFETRFVSQVESDSGDRKQIHNILSTLGLRPSVTDCDIVRRACESVSTRAAHMCSAGLAGVINRMRESRSEDVMRITVGVDGSVYKLHPSFKERFHASVRRLTPNCEITFIESEEGSGRGAALVSAVACKKACMLAQ, encoded by the exons ATGGCTATGGATACTACAAGGTGTGGAGCCCAGTTGTTGACTCTG gTCGAGCAGATCCTGGCAGAGTTCCAGCTGCAGGAGGAAGACCTGAAGAAGGTGATGAGCCGGATGCAGAAGGAGATGGACCGTGGCCTGAGGCTGGAGACCCACGAGGAGGCCAGTGTAAAGATGTTACCCACCTACGTGCGTTCCACCCCAGAAGGCTCAG AAGTCGGAGACTTTCTCTCCTTAGACCTGGGAGGAACCAACTTCAGAGTGATGCTGGTCAaagtgggagagggggaggcaggGCAGTGGAGCGTGAAGACAAAACACCAGATGTACTCCATCCCCGAGGACGCCATGACGGGCACTGCCGAGATG CTCTTTGACTACATCTCTGAATGCATCTCTGACTTCCTTGACAAGCATCAGATGAAGCACAAGAAACTGCCCCTGGGCTTCACCTTCTCCTTCCCTGTGAGGCACGAAGACCTAGACAAG GGCATCCTCCTCaattggaccaagggcttcaagGCCTCTGGAGCAGAAGGGAACAACATCGTAGGACTTCTCCGAGATGCTATCAAGAGGAGAGGG GACTTTGAGATGGATGTGGTGGCAATGGTGAACGACACAGTGGCCACAATGATCTCCTGCTACTATGAAGACCGCCAATGTGAGGTCGGCATGATTGTGG GCACTGGCTGCAATGCCTGCTACATGGAGGAAATGCAGAATGTGGAGCTGGTGGAAGGGGATGAGGGACGCATGTGCGTCAACACGGAGTGGGGCGCCTTCGGGGACTCGGGCGAGCTGGATGAGTTCCTACTGGAGTATGACCGGATGGTGGATGAAAGCTCAGCGAACCCCGGTCAGCAGCT GTACGAGAAGATCATCGGTGGGAAGTATATGGGCGAGCTGGTACGACTTGTGCTGCTTAAGCTGGTGGACGAGAACCTTCTGTTCCACGGAGAGGCCTCGGAGCAGCTGCGCACGCGTGGTGCTTTTGAGACCCGTTTCGTGTCACAAGTGGAGAG CGACTCCGGGGACCGAAAGCAGATCCACAACATCCTAAGCACTCTGGGGCTTCGACCCTCTGTCACCGACTGCGACATTGTGCGCCGTGCCTGTGAAAGCGTGTCCACTCGCGCCGCCCATATGTGCTCCGCAGGACTAGCTGGGGTCATAAATCGCATGCGCGAAAGCCGCAGTGAGGACGTGATGCGCATCACTGTGGGCGTGGATGGCTCCGTGTACAAGCTGCACCCGAG CTTCAAGGAGCGGTTTCACGCCAGTGTGCGCAGGCTGACACCCAACTGCGAAATCACCTTCATCGAATCAGAGGAGGGCAGCGGCAGGGGAGCCGCGCTGGTCTCTGCGGTGGCCTGCAAGAAGGCTTGCATGCTGGCCCAGTGA
- the Myl7 gene encoding myosin regulatory light chain 2, atrial isoform isoform X1, which translates to MASRKAGTRGKAAATKQAQRGSSNVFSMFEQAQIQEFKEAFSCIDQNRDGIICKSDLKETYSQLGRVSVPEEELDAMLQEGKGPINFTVFLTLFGEKLNGTDPEEAILSAFRMFDPSGQGVVNKEEFKQLLMTQADKFSPAEVEQLFALTPMDLTGNIDYKSLCYIITHGDEKEE; encoded by the exons ATG GCCAGTAGGAAGGCTGGGACCCGGGGCAAGGCTGCAGCCACCAAGCAGGCTCAACGTGGCTCTTCCAATGTCTTCTCAATGTTCGAGCAAGCCCAgattcaggaattcaaggaa GCCTTCAGCTGCATTGACCAGAACAGAGACGGAATCATCTGCAAGTCAGACCTGAAGGAGACTTATTCCCAGCTCG GGAGGGTAAGTGTCCCAGAGGAGGAGCTGGATGCCATGCTGCAAGAGGGGAAGGGCCCCATCAACTTCACCGTCTTCCTCACGCTCTTCGGGGAGAAACTCAATG gGACCGACCCTGAGGAGGCCATCCTGAGTGCTTTCCGAATGTTTGACCCGAGCGGCCAGGGAGTTGTGAACAAGGAGGA gttcAAGCAGCTTCTCATGACCCAGGCAGACAAGTTCTCTCCTGCTGAG GTGGAGCAGCTGTTCGCCCTGACACCCATGGACCTGACAGGCAACATCGACTACAAGTCTCTCTGCTACATCATCACCCACGGGGATGAGAAAGAGGAGTAG
- the Gck gene encoding hexokinase-4 isoform X2 gives MLDDRARMEATKKEKVEQILAEFQLQEEDLKKVMSRMQKEMDRGLRLETHEEASVKMLPTYVRSTPEGSEVGDFLSLDLGGTNFRVMLVKVGEGEAGQWSVKTKHQMYSIPEDAMTGTAEMLFDYISECISDFLDKHQMKHKKLPLGFTFSFPVRHEDLDKGILLNWTKGFKASGAEGNNIVGLLRDAIKRRGDFEMDVVAMVNDTVATMISCYYEDRQCEVGMIVGTGCNACYMEEMQNVELVEGDEGRMCVNTEWGAFGDSGELDEFLLEYDRMVDESSANPGQQLYEKIIGGKYMGELVRLVLLKLVDENLLFHGEASEQLRTRGAFETRFVSQVESDSGDRKQIHNILSTLGLRPSVTDCDIVRRACESVSTRAAHMCSAGLAGVINRMRESRSEDVMRITVGVDGSVYKLHPSFKERFHASVRRLTPNCEITFIESEEGSGRGAALVSAVACKKACMLAQ, from the exons gTCGAGCAGATCCTGGCAGAGTTCCAGCTGCAGGAGGAAGACCTGAAGAAGGTGATGAGCCGGATGCAGAAGGAGATGGACCGTGGCCTGAGGCTGGAGACCCACGAGGAGGCCAGTGTAAAGATGTTACCCACCTACGTGCGTTCCACCCCAGAAGGCTCAG AAGTCGGAGACTTTCTCTCCTTAGACCTGGGAGGAACCAACTTCAGAGTGATGCTGGTCAaagtgggagagggggaggcaggGCAGTGGAGCGTGAAGACAAAACACCAGATGTACTCCATCCCCGAGGACGCCATGACGGGCACTGCCGAGATG CTCTTTGACTACATCTCTGAATGCATCTCTGACTTCCTTGACAAGCATCAGATGAAGCACAAGAAACTGCCCCTGGGCTTCACCTTCTCCTTCCCTGTGAGGCACGAAGACCTAGACAAG GGCATCCTCCTCaattggaccaagggcttcaagGCCTCTGGAGCAGAAGGGAACAACATCGTAGGACTTCTCCGAGATGCTATCAAGAGGAGAGGG GACTTTGAGATGGATGTGGTGGCAATGGTGAACGACACAGTGGCCACAATGATCTCCTGCTACTATGAAGACCGCCAATGTGAGGTCGGCATGATTGTGG GCACTGGCTGCAATGCCTGCTACATGGAGGAAATGCAGAATGTGGAGCTGGTGGAAGGGGATGAGGGACGCATGTGCGTCAACACGGAGTGGGGCGCCTTCGGGGACTCGGGCGAGCTGGATGAGTTCCTACTGGAGTATGACCGGATGGTGGATGAAAGCTCAGCGAACCCCGGTCAGCAGCT GTACGAGAAGATCATCGGTGGGAAGTATATGGGCGAGCTGGTACGACTTGTGCTGCTTAAGCTGGTGGACGAGAACCTTCTGTTCCACGGAGAGGCCTCGGAGCAGCTGCGCACGCGTGGTGCTTTTGAGACCCGTTTCGTGTCACAAGTGGAGAG CGACTCCGGGGACCGAAAGCAGATCCACAACATCCTAAGCACTCTGGGGCTTCGACCCTCTGTCACCGACTGCGACATTGTGCGCCGTGCCTGTGAAAGCGTGTCCACTCGCGCCGCCCATATGTGCTCCGCAGGACTAGCTGGGGTCATAAATCGCATGCGCGAAAGCCGCAGTGAGGACGTGATGCGCATCACTGTGGGCGTGGATGGCTCCGTGTACAAGCTGCACCCGAG CTTCAAGGAGCGGTTTCACGCCAGTGTGCGCAGGCTGACACCCAACTGCGAAATCACCTTCATCGAATCAGAGGAGGGCAGCGGCAGGGGAGCCGCGCTGGTCTCTGCGGTGGCCTGCAAGAAGGCTTGCATGCTGGCCCAGTGA
- the Gck gene encoding hexokinase-4 isoform 1 (hexokinase type 4; isoform 1 is encoded by transcript variant 1), with the protein MAMDTTRCGAQLLTLGTNKCTNACSLLCRAGTHNGHMNPRCRTEQAAATQLPTCRVQLLLNYHVEGRADPGRVPAAGGRPEEGDEPDAEGDGPWPEAGDPRGEVGDFLSLDLGGTNFRVMLVKVGEGEAGQWSVKTKHQMYSIPEDAMTGTAEMLFDYISECISDFLDKHQMKHKKLPLGFTFSFPVRHEDLDKGILLNWTKGFKASGAEGNNIVGLLRDAIKRRGDFEMDVVAMVNDTVATMISCYYEDRQCEVGMIVGTGCNACYMEEMQNVELVEGDEGRMCVNTEWGAFGDSGELDEFLLEYDRMVDESSANPGQQLYEKIIGGKYMGELVRLVLLKLVDENLLFHGEASEQLRTRGAFETRFVSQVESDSGDRKQIHNILSTLGLRPSVTDCDIVRRACESVSTRAAHMCSAGLAGVINRMRESRSEDVMRITVGVDGSVYKLHPSFKERFHASVRRLTPNCEITFIESEEGSGRGAALVSAVACKKACMLAQ; encoded by the exons ATGGCTATGGATACTACAAGGTGTGGAGCCCAGTTGTTGACTCTG GGCACCAACAAATGCACGAATGCATGCTCCCTGCTGTGCAGAGCGGGTACTCACAACGGGCACATGAACCCTCGCTGCCGAACAGAGCAGGCGGCCGCCACACAGCTGCCCACCTGCAGAGTCCAGCTACTCTTGAACTATCATGTGGagg gTCGAGCAGATCCTGGCAGAGTTCCAGCTGCAGGAGGAAGACCTGAAGAAGGTGATGAGCCGGATGCAGAAGGAGATGGACCGTGGCCTGAGGCTGGAGACCCACGAGGAG AAGTCGGAGACTTTCTCTCCTTAGACCTGGGAGGAACCAACTTCAGAGTGATGCTGGTCAaagtgggagagggggaggcaggGCAGTGGAGCGTGAAGACAAAACACCAGATGTACTCCATCCCCGAGGACGCCATGACGGGCACTGCCGAGATG CTCTTTGACTACATCTCTGAATGCATCTCTGACTTCCTTGACAAGCATCAGATGAAGCACAAGAAACTGCCCCTGGGCTTCACCTTCTCCTTCCCTGTGAGGCACGAAGACCTAGACAAG GGCATCCTCCTCaattggaccaagggcttcaagGCCTCTGGAGCAGAAGGGAACAACATCGTAGGACTTCTCCGAGATGCTATCAAGAGGAGAGGG GACTTTGAGATGGATGTGGTGGCAATGGTGAACGACACAGTGGCCACAATGATCTCCTGCTACTATGAAGACCGCCAATGTGAGGTCGGCATGATTGTGG GCACTGGCTGCAATGCCTGCTACATGGAGGAAATGCAGAATGTGGAGCTGGTGGAAGGGGATGAGGGACGCATGTGCGTCAACACGGAGTGGGGCGCCTTCGGGGACTCGGGCGAGCTGGATGAGTTCCTACTGGAGTATGACCGGATGGTGGATGAAAGCTCAGCGAACCCCGGTCAGCAGCT GTACGAGAAGATCATCGGTGGGAAGTATATGGGCGAGCTGGTACGACTTGTGCTGCTTAAGCTGGTGGACGAGAACCTTCTGTTCCACGGAGAGGCCTCGGAGCAGCTGCGCACGCGTGGTGCTTTTGAGACCCGTTTCGTGTCACAAGTGGAGAG CGACTCCGGGGACCGAAAGCAGATCCACAACATCCTAAGCACTCTGGGGCTTCGACCCTCTGTCACCGACTGCGACATTGTGCGCCGTGCCTGTGAAAGCGTGTCCACTCGCGCCGCCCATATGTGCTCCGCAGGACTAGCTGGGGTCATAAATCGCATGCGCGAAAGCCGCAGTGAGGACGTGATGCGCATCACTGTGGGCGTGGATGGCTCCGTGTACAAGCTGCACCCGAG CTTCAAGGAGCGGTTTCACGCCAGTGTGCGCAGGCTGACACCCAACTGCGAAATCACCTTCATCGAATCAGAGGAGGGCAGCGGCAGGGGAGCCGCGCTGGTCTCTGCGGTGGCCTGCAAGAAGGCTTGCATGCTGGCCCAGTGA
- the Myl7 gene encoding myosin regulatory light chain 2, atrial isoform, with product MFEQAQIQEFKEAFSCIDQNRDGIICKSDLKETYSQLGRVSVPEEELDAMLQEGKGPINFTVFLTLFGEKLNGTDPEEAILSAFRMFDPSGQGVVNKEEFKQLLMTQADKFSPAEVEQLFALTPMDLTGNIDYKSLCYIITHGDEKEE from the exons ATGTTCGAGCAAGCCCAgattcaggaattcaaggaa GCCTTCAGCTGCATTGACCAGAACAGAGACGGAATCATCTGCAAGTCAGACCTGAAGGAGACTTATTCCCAGCTCG GGAGGGTAAGTGTCCCAGAGGAGGAGCTGGATGCCATGCTGCAAGAGGGGAAGGGCCCCATCAACTTCACCGTCTTCCTCACGCTCTTCGGGGAGAAACTCAATG gGACCGACCCTGAGGAGGCCATCCTGAGTGCTTTCCGAATGTTTGACCCGAGCGGCCAGGGAGTTGTGAACAAGGAGGA gttcAAGCAGCTTCTCATGACCCAGGCAGACAAGTTCTCTCCTGCTGAG GTGGAGCAGCTGTTCGCCCTGACACCCATGGACCTGACAGGCAACATCGACTACAAGTCTCTCTGCTACATCATCACCCACGGGGATGAGAAAGAGGAGTAG
- the Gck gene encoding hexokinase-4 isoform X1, with the protein MNPRCRTEQAAATQLPTCRVQLLLNYHVEGRADPGRVPAAGGRPEEGDEPDAEGDGPWPEAGDPRGGQCKDVTHLQVGDFLSLDLGGTNFRVMLVKVGEGEAGQWSVKTKHQMYSIPEDAMTGTAEMLFDYISECISDFLDKHQMKHKKLPLGFTFSFPVRHEDLDKGILLNWTKGFKASGAEGNNIVGLLRDAIKRRGDFEMDVVAMVNDTVATMISCYYEDRQCEVGMIVGTGCNACYMEEMQNVELVEGDEGRMCVNTEWGAFGDSGELDEFLLEYDRMVDESSANPGQQLYEKIIGGKYMGELVRLVLLKLVDENLLFHGEASEQLRTRGAFETRFVSQVESDSGDRKQIHNILSTLGLRPSVTDCDIVRRACESVSTRAAHMCSAGLAGVINRMRESRSEDVMRITVGVDGSVYKLHPSFKERFHASVRRLTPNCEITFIESEEGSGRGAALVSAVACKKACMLAQ; encoded by the exons ATGAACCCTCGCTGCCGAACAGAGCAGGCGGCCGCCACACAGCTGCCCACCTGCAGAGTCCAGCTACTCTTGAACTATCATGTGGagg gTCGAGCAGATCCTGGCAGAGTTCCAGCTGCAGGAGGAAGACCTGAAGAAGGTGATGAGCCGGATGCAGAAGGAGATGGACCGTGGCCTGAGGCTGGAGACCCACGAGGAGGCCAGTGTAAAGATGTTACCCACCTAC AAGTCGGAGACTTTCTCTCCTTAGACCTGGGAGGAACCAACTTCAGAGTGATGCTGGTCAaagtgggagagggggaggcaggGCAGTGGAGCGTGAAGACAAAACACCAGATGTACTCCATCCCCGAGGACGCCATGACGGGCACTGCCGAGATG CTCTTTGACTACATCTCTGAATGCATCTCTGACTTCCTTGACAAGCATCAGATGAAGCACAAGAAACTGCCCCTGGGCTTCACCTTCTCCTTCCCTGTGAGGCACGAAGACCTAGACAAG GGCATCCTCCTCaattggaccaagggcttcaagGCCTCTGGAGCAGAAGGGAACAACATCGTAGGACTTCTCCGAGATGCTATCAAGAGGAGAGGG GACTTTGAGATGGATGTGGTGGCAATGGTGAACGACACAGTGGCCACAATGATCTCCTGCTACTATGAAGACCGCCAATGTGAGGTCGGCATGATTGTGG GCACTGGCTGCAATGCCTGCTACATGGAGGAAATGCAGAATGTGGAGCTGGTGGAAGGGGATGAGGGACGCATGTGCGTCAACACGGAGTGGGGCGCCTTCGGGGACTCGGGCGAGCTGGATGAGTTCCTACTGGAGTATGACCGGATGGTGGATGAAAGCTCAGCGAACCCCGGTCAGCAGCT GTACGAGAAGATCATCGGTGGGAAGTATATGGGCGAGCTGGTACGACTTGTGCTGCTTAAGCTGGTGGACGAGAACCTTCTGTTCCACGGAGAGGCCTCGGAGCAGCTGCGCACGCGTGGTGCTTTTGAGACCCGTTTCGTGTCACAAGTGGAGAG CGACTCCGGGGACCGAAAGCAGATCCACAACATCCTAAGCACTCTGGGGCTTCGACCCTCTGTCACCGACTGCGACATTGTGCGCCGTGCCTGTGAAAGCGTGTCCACTCGCGCCGCCCATATGTGCTCCGCAGGACTAGCTGGGGTCATAAATCGCATGCGCGAAAGCCGCAGTGAGGACGTGATGCGCATCACTGTGGGCGTGGATGGCTCCGTGTACAAGCTGCACCCGAG CTTCAAGGAGCGGTTTCACGCCAGTGTGCGCAGGCTGACACCCAACTGCGAAATCACCTTCATCGAATCAGAGGAGGGCAGCGGCAGGGGAGCCGCGCTGGTCTCTGCGGTGGCCTGCAAGAAGGCTTGCATGCTGGCCCAGTGA